Part of the Falco naumanni isolate bFalNau1 chromosome 3, bFalNau1.pat, whole genome shotgun sequence genome is shown below.
AtcacttgtttctgccactgattatcggattgccaaacacacgcggccttcttcatctttcgtcctgcatctgtaaacaccGTTGGCCCTTCAGCTGGTCTTTTTGAGCGTAACGGTCTCGCAATCCACTGataatgttctaacatcttccagagaggtctttttggccggttgttgtgtacaacacctgtataaccCATCAAGGCTTGTTGAATGTCTCAGAAGCCATtcataatcatcaccacggactggaatactgatatctgctggttcagtcccatcaatttcaacaatcctgtctcttccttttctcaccaaggccgctactgcttcaggGCGACTTAAAAGAtgatgtctgggttgcaatAGCAAAAACAAGCACTCTAAAATGATCGCCGTATCATGCATTAATTTTTCTACTGTAAGAAGGAACAtgttaaaattacttaaaatatgaTGATCACATTTCATTCCTACATTCACAGAAAATTGTACTTTCTAATTCTCGACACAGACTTACATATAGAGTTTATAAGCAAAATGCTTGGGTTTTTTACTGCGTCCGTACTTCAcgcatctgatttttttttaagtctttacATCCATCGTTCAAATGattgaaatctttttttcagaatatgaTACATATTTTTAGGGGGAAGAGTTTATATCGATAAgattttcccttcccccttcccataGTATTTTTTCAAGTCCTTGATCTGAGCCGTAttgttaggagaaaaaaaaattatctaacaTTCAAAATGTTTGTCATGCTGATAAAATGTCACCCATCTGTTTTGCACTTAAACAACAAGTGAATTCCTGACCTTCTTAGTCAGTGGGAACAGGATTTTATCCTACATGTTATTACAAATACACAGTAGGAAAACCAAAGCTGAGCTGGATAGAACAAGGTCAAATAGCTGTACTaagtgttctcttttttttttttttttttttttttttttaagtaaggcattttaatgttgttttctgCACTACTGGAGTAGTCattatttcctctgtttccaagGAGCAGTTGGAATCATGCTTTATTCTGATTCGCTTTGGTAATAATCTGTTCCTCCGTCTTTGTGTAGCCAGAGAAAAGgtagagaaaatcagaaaaaggatTGAGCCAAATGCGAGGGCAGGAATGCAGGCTGTCTTGGGGATGTAAAACAGGATACAACTCCCCTCACCTCTGTGTAGGCTCTGTCACTGCAACTAAGTAAGCATCCTCGGTGCTGCTGGAAGACTGCTCACATAGCAGTATTCCCTTGGAGATGGGCGTCTGTATCTTCTGTGAGTGGTCCCCTTATTTAGCTAAATGATCACAACCCCTTGTCTGAATATTCAGTGTAGTTGATTTATATGACCCCAGTTTAATTCAACATTAAACATTCAAttgtactttattttaatttgacaCAGCTTTTAACTTTAACAGTGCTCTGAATGTGTGTGTACATAAACACAGGCAAATAATGTGGGGCCTAAAATGGTGTGGAGACTTGGCAGGAAAGGTaacaaatcagatttttaatttataacaaGGCTCCTGTAGTACATAGAGGGCTTACAAAGTGTAAGCTTAAATAAGAGACTTGTGTAAAGTGTTTTCACTTGTAAAGTGTTACATCTATTTTATAGTCCTTATCTTACATCTGTTCTTGACAAAATGGCTGCCGCTactaaaacagtttttattgttttaatgtttaaatcCATGAGTTTATGGCCATGGATATCACACTTATAGAAGCAAACTCTCCTGAACACCAGGGAAACATCCAATCtgcacatatatttttaagaattaaaaggcagaaatgccACAGAATTTTGGTTCTAAGGTTTAGGCTTACAAGTAAATATTAGacatttgtaaaaatacaatCTCCCCGTATAGTAACAAAGAATTATGCACCTCATGATACTTGGCACAATTTGTAAACTGGAGACAGAGAAGACAAGTCCTGACAGTTTTTAAGTTGAAATACAAGAAACAGTCCTGAGAGAACTCGCATTTTTATACTTGGAGTGAATGCTCAGCTACTGACTGGTACTTGGCAACTTTTCTGGTTGTTTCCTTGTGCACATCTTCCTTTTCAGCGGATTTTCCATTCTAGTTTTCAGGGAACTGCTTAGAATGATAGAGGggaggcagcagtgcagagAGGAGATGCCTGCGGTGAGAAAGCCCTCGCTGTAGGGCGAGCGTGCatgatgctgctctgcagcgGGAGCCATGGCTGCatgcagcctggggagctgctcctcagctgggcCGCGCCTGGGGAGTTCTCCCAGTTTTCCTGCTTCAGAACCCCAGTGCTGGATTACAAAGCAAAGCCCAGTGAACCCCAAACCTCAGCCGTTACAGAGCTTGAACAGAAAAGGGAACCCCATCCGGCATAGGTTGGGTCTGTGTTTGTTGTGGCACTTTTCAGGGAGACAGGAGAGATCTGTTTATGAGGCCAACAAGGGAATTAAACTGCTTTCCACTTTCTGACCATGAGGCTAATTGATGAAGCTGggaaaatttgaaaatgcaggTAGAGAAAGCTACGTTTTGCAGAAAGCACGGGCTCCTGATGTTTTGTGGCTTCCGTTAGGAAGAGGAGCTGAAGCCCCTCAGCTCAGGGGCCCGGCTGGAGCAGCGCTCGCTCTTTCCCTATGGTTCAATGGCCACGGGCGGTAAGTGTACAGAAAACTGGAATGAATCCTGCAGCACCACTGATGTGAAGAATGCCAGTTTCAGCACttggggtgggaagagaaagagtTTATCTTTGCAGACAGTTAGAAACATCTCtacattttttccagatttaaaaacaaaacaccttctttggttttttttctaatgttttataattaaaaaggtattttccatCTCCCACTGTTCTATAACTTCTACAGGGGAAGGCTCCCTTTTTCTGTCGCATCAGGTGTGCTTGTAATTTGAAGATAGAAAATCCACTACATCTTCGACAAAAGGCCTATACTGACATTCCTGACCAAAGCCATGAGcagcctgggggctgcccagcGCCGGAGCTCccaccacaccaaaacccaccccCCATTTCTCAGCTGCACCCCCACGTCCCCCCACTTCTGCTACCGGACTGGGATGGATGGGGGCGCACACGAAGGCAGTTAGGAGGGTGCTTTGGCCCCCCACTGAACAAGCACACAAAACACGAAGCCTCTCCTCATTTTGGGGCCACTCGGGCTTCTCGCTGGgtcacccccccgccccctcccgccgggCCACCGGCAGCACTGCGGACGGGTGGCACGGCACCCACGCCTTCCCCTCCGCACCTCCCATCCCTGCCCGTAGggcttgtttggtttggttttgagtttgtttttccttttttttctcctcctcccacccgGAAGAGGGAAGCTGGGGGCGGggctccctccccccccccgcccccctcccccccggccGCAGCGCGCCCGGCCGAGCAGCCGCGGGGCAGGTGAGCGCCGCCACCGCGcgtttttcctgaaaaaaacccatcaaatCCCGTTTTATCGCTTGGACTCGGTGTAGGGCTTAAGCTTTAGGCAGGCCCTGCTCACggaccaccccaccccccccggcaAAATGccctgtttgtttttctccatctAAAAAATGAAGCGATACTGATCCTCACCCCAATTTCTCTTCCAGTTTCCAGCATGGCAGTGGACTGGCTCGGCTTCGGCTACGCAGCCCTGGTGGCATCGGGAGGGCTCGTTGGCTATGCAAAAGCAGGTACGGTGCGGGAAGGTGCTTGtacgcccccccccccccccccccccccgccccccagtaGCTCTGTATAAGCTGAGCAGCTTTTTCCCGAAGCCGCCTATCTCGAAGTTCACACAGACGTCGAGTTTATCGCTTTGTGCCATATGCTGGGAACCTGCTGCtgttggggtggggtggtgtttGGGTTGAGCTTTTGGGGCTGATAAAGCCAACGATCGGCTTTCTAGGGGATGCTGGTACCCCACCTCTGCATTGTGCTCTGGGCGAACTGGCACAAGTTTGCTTTGGAAAGGCTTTCCCCCTGCTGCTTTAAAtttaagcattatttttttttaatttaagcatttttttaatttagcattttttgaaatataagCATTTTTTGAAATcgaaattttaaaatatcattaaattTAAGCATTCTATCAATGTTCTGTATCTTCCAATGACATAAGTGACTTTTTTTAGAGATTTATTCTCATTGTGATGTTCAATGGTAACTGTAAGCTGTATGGTGTTTTTGGAAGGATCCTTTCTCCCAGTAGAGCTGAACAATGCAAATCTGTCCTTAAACTTGTTCCTTTTCTAGGCTTTGCATCATAAGCTTACCCTCTGACCTACTGCTTTCATTTCCTGAGCTTTTCCTGCGTTTGCCCTCCCCTGGACGGAGCTGTGCACTCATCCTTGCTGCAATACTGTCTCTTTCAGCTTCGAAAATCCATAAACCATCTTAGTGCTTGTGAGCTGAAGGGGCATTGCTGAAGCCAGGGAGAATTTTACCATTGCATTTGACTACGTAGATGCTAATGCCTATTCcaatctgttttctgttggcTTACTGCATCCTTTGGGCTGTGAGTGGAGTTTAGGGCAGGAGGGACAATAATGAGAACTTAAGTAACTAATTGCATCTGCATTTCTCTAAGGCTGCTATGAAATGGTTGGTGTCTGTCTTACCCTGTGGTCCCAGATGGGAGGACGTGGCCCTGCTGAGGCAGGGGAGTCCAGGTCACAGGATTTTTGAAGGGGGAACAGGAACTTGTATGGTGACTtgtagggggggaaaaaaaaaaaaaaaggcgatCACATCCCTACTAATAACTTGGAGAAACCAAAAGGGAATGGAGCTTTCATCCACAGAGCTAAGATGgtgatctgttttttttttttacagccagGTTTATTTACCCCCACAGATAGTGGTCAGTAGTAGGTACCTTGGGAAGAATATGAgaacagggaaagcaaagagTGAGTAAGtgattttctctcttcatttagTAAGTTCTCTGGGTCCCAGTGTTTTGAGACTCGGGAACTTCCTGAGCCAGAAATGGTGTGGTTGTCCTAGTAAGTGTGTGTCGTAGCTGCTTAAACAGTACCTTGAGGCGTAAAATTCAAGGATATGATGGCCATTTCTTGGCTGCCAGCCTTATTGTGGAAAGAGTTGTAGCTACCACGTTAGTTCTGTGCAGAGCAGCTACTCACTAGAGTGTGAATTTTTTCCTTGCACGTGTACGAAAGAATATGTGGTGCCATCATCTTTACCTCTTGCTTTCTGTACCAAGAGCAGGATCTGAAGCAGTGTTACAGCTGCCTTGTTGATGACTGAGGAATGATGGCTTTCTGGTAGCAATATGCAGTCCCCCTGTAACATTGAGAGGAGATCTTTATCAGCTTAGCTTTGCAACCTTGTGGCTTTTAAAGGTGACCTGAAAAATGGCACTTGTACGGAACCACCCTCGGTAGCATCAAGTCCTGATTTCTCCATTAGCCTTATTGAGGGCATTCGCCACTTGCGGTGGTCGTGCTGCTTCGTTACTTGATGTAATCCATAAATCACCACTTTGGATGTGGTATCCTTTATCTTCTGGTAGTTTGGGATTATCACTTATGCTGAGGGCTTGATCTGAAGTTTAAGTGAATCCAGGGAACCTTCTTCCAAAGCCTGCAGTTACCTTTGGGTCAGATCTGGGGTGTACTTAAGAGATACAATTTTTCTTATTCAACTCCACTCTCTTCTTTGGCAACTCTTTACTTGTCTGAATGCCCTGCTGCTCACTTCAGTCCATGTGCCCTTTTTCTGATCTTAAACACTTAATATTTAATCTATCTACTTTACTGCCTCTCAAGAAGTTCTGACATTACTGCGTTGAAACAACATGCTTCAGtttgcacaaaaaaacccccccaccaattcttctgcttttctcgCTGTTCTTTCATGATAAATATATGAATGCCTTTGCTGTTGAAGATTTCTGTACTAATGCTATTTGTATCTTATGCAAGACTATTTGAACATGTTTCTTGGTGCAGATCAGCATGGTCTTAGTGtcttaatagaaaaaaaaatctctaatcTGCTTTATAACAGTAAATGTCCatctttttttagttatttttgttgttttacaaaACAGATAAGCTGATGAGCAAGTTTATTTCTGAGCTTCTGATTAATGCATTATCTTTTACTTGTTCAGGTAGTGTCCCATCGCTAGCTGCTGGCCTTTTCTTTGGGAGTTTGGCTGGACTGGGTGCCTATCAGCTCTCACAAAATCCAAATAATGTTTGGATTTCTCTGagtaagtaatttaaaattttaattagaaGGGATTATATTTACCCTGAAATAACTGGGTACTTAAAGTGAGTACCTAAAAGTCTTGGAGAAGAGTTAAACTGATACTGTTATAAATCTAGTTTCAACACAATCTTTAAACTTGTGTTTTAGTGAAAATTCTCCATTAGTGGCGAGACTCCACTGCTCTCCCTGGAATGTGTTAGCATTCTCCCTGGAACTGTTAGcattgcttaattatttttttaaagaatgtattGAGAATGCGTATCAAAAACTGTTTGTCTTGGTGTGTCTTGCTCAGTGATTTCTCACATTCCTGCATCCCTTTTGCAACAAGTATAGAGTGCTTTGGGTGATAGTTCAAACTTacattttttgttccttttctacaacaggagaggaaaatatCTGTCATTTAACGTTAGAGTTTGTCTTTTGAACATCAGAAAACTACAGattgtgaaagaaaatgtgcCGTCGGGTAAAGTGAAACTTAAGATGGCTTAAAAAAGATAATCAAACAATACCATTATTTCACAtccttcagcaaaataaaaatcaaaaaagcattttgtgtttaaaaacatatgTAGCATGTTGGGTGTGAATCTCCAAAATGCTGGTTTTATCTTTCTGCCATTTACCATATAGAGCTCAGGGCTGAGATTGCGTTAGGGTGGTTATCGCCTGCCACTATAACCTGTGTGTGCCTAAAGCTCATGCCAGTTGCAAAATAACATGACTTGGACTTTTCTCATTCACCGCTAAGTTAGGGTACCTTGCAACTGAAGTGGGCTGAGAAAGTATGTGTAGGTAATTCTGGTAGCTTCATTGATGACTGACGCTTGTTGGACTGCTCTATCTCAGATGGTTGTGAGCATGTGTTTTAAGTAACGCTGTCTTTAGGGTTTGCGGTAGTAGTATCCTCTCCTCTCCATTCCTGATCTATAGAAGATATCAGTGCATGGCAGCTCCGGAGCACTGGCTACATTTCAGTCCCCAGGCTTTGCTGAATTGCTGGCTGCCACCATGCACCTGTCTTGTACCGGCGTGTTTGAAGGATCATAGTGCAAGGGAAGTGCTGGTAAACTGATGTCTGACCTTTGTGTGTCCTCTTTATGGCTGGATCCTGCTTTCAGCATCCTGTGGGAGGCTGAAGCATATCAGGAGATGCCATTCCCCTGCAGATTGCCCATACCCCTAgcagattattttattgttgctgaaaacagcagagatTGTGATCgtcttatttttatatatgagAAATACGTGGGATTACAAAGGTGTTGCGTGCCTGGGGAGATTTAACAGAGAAGCAAGCTTCAGtaatgccttttcttctttcttcttctcagaACCAGAGCTTCCCTTCTCCCTGACTTTGAGAAGCTAACTGTAGGGAGTCACTGCTTAATCAGTGCTTAAAGAGCTGCACTGACGGTAGGATTTGTTCACTGAGGCAGTGACATAGCATCTAGCTCTTTAATATGGTAAAGTCAGAAGCAAAAGGGGAAGGCCCAGTGTTTCTCTCCACTTCAGCATTGTCTACAGTGTGCTCCACTTCCATATCTGCTGGACAGGTCAAAAGCTGTGCATGGTCAAGCCTAAATATTTGGAATAAGCTGCAAATACAGCAAGCTTAAGAAGAGTGGGACAAAGTACTTTCCTAAATGTGAGAGACAGATACATTTCTGTAATTCAGTAGTATATGGagtcttttcctccttttcatgCTTTAAAGTTTTTGCAGtgtgttctgctgctgtttcagacaAAATCACATTTAGTGAGCTGTGCATAGTTTGAAGGCTGGCCACTGATTAGAACTTGAGGCATTTGAATACTGAAATACAGGTCTTTCCTGTGTGTTAGACTGTGGTCCCAGTATCTTACGTGTCTCCTTACGTGAGATTGCTAGATGTCAGTGACGCAGGGTGATGTTAGGGAGGAAGGATGCCATAGCGAAGACTGAAGATGAGCTGGGTCCTGCAGAGCCAGTCATCACATAGAAGTAATGGTAGAACATAAAAGAGTGGTTGGAACAACATGCTGTGTGTAGCTGTTACCACTGGGTAGCAGTTGCGTGCTAAGGATTTAATTAGTCGTTACATTTTCCTTGTGGTTGTCTTAGTATTCAGTCATTCTTTGAGATGCAGTGTTCCAGGGATTgcctttttctattttactgGCACAGTGAAACTACCTGGCTCTGTCTCAAGTGGTCAGGGTCAATGGCTTTAACCCTTTGATCTTAGTGGAAGGTGGTGCAGGGCTGAAATGCTTACCACTTACATAGCACGCTTTCCTTTTGAAGGCTTTTGTGAACATAAACTAGTTAATTCTCAGAATGTCGCTACAAGTTAGACATGAAAATGTTCTCTCCCTTTTATGAGAAGTGGGGGAATTACGTGCACAGTGTGGAGATTCGCCTGTGCACAGGGAAGGAGTGAGTTCCAGAGCAGGGTAGCACAGGTTGTTTCCAGTCTCCAAAGCAGCACATTTTGACAAAGAAATTTAAGGAGTGTGTGCAGAAGCATATGGAGTCCGCTGCCTGCTGGAACTTCATTTAGAGAATTTACTCTTCACGTAGCGAGGCATTCCGAGGTTTAAACAATTGACTCTTCTAGTCAATGCAGTAACCCGTTCCACTTTTTTACTTGATGCTACTGGTTCTCTCTGTTCTGTTCATTTGGAGTTGTAGcatctctctcacacacatgcATTTGCTGACTGGGCTGTGTAATCTCTCGTTTCAGTTACATCTGGAACACTGACTGCCGTCATGGGAACAAGATTTTACAACTCTGGAAAATTCATGCCTGCAGGGCTAATTGCTGGTGTCAGGTACAACACaatatactttttttgtttgtttttaacctcCAATGTGTGATTTCTTATTTGCATAGCTAAACTGGGATGGAGTGAGTCATCTTTTGTGTATCTCTTTTGTTTCCATGCACTAGTTACCTGGGAAGTATTTGAAAATGAGTTGACAAATTATTATTATCGTTGtttaattctgtgttttcccCTCTTACAGTTTGTTAATGGTTGGAAGATTAGCACTGAAGATGTTGGAAAAGCCCCTTGATAAGTAGCGGTTCATTTTACAGTTTAGTATCTGGATAAGGAAACCTGATGATGAAGTTGCAAGAGTGCAGAAGCAAGAAGATGGAACAATTTTCTATATTGAgacaggattttttcctttattttttttttatataacagGGGAGTGGAATGAGTTAGTTACATACAAGGTGCCATTTGTTTCAGTGATCTGGTGGAGCTATTATTGTGTCGTGAGAAACTGGTCCTGATTTTTCCAGGCacatttcagtgtattttaacACTTCCAGTTTTTATATTCCAAAATACACTGCTGACAAATATGAAGAGAGGACCTGTAATTAGGAAAGTATCCACTAAGAGGCACCAGGAGTAACTGGCTAAATACGACAGTGTAAGCCTTTCATACCGAGTATTCCAGTGTGCTTTACCCCTTGCGTTCCAAGTTGATACACTATGTCTGTATAACACCCAACAGATCTTAcctttttattatgaaataatgCTACGATGTTGCTTTTCTATGCATAAAATGTGTTACAAACCTTTACTTGGCATGCTTTTATATACTTTCTGTGTGTATGGAGGtagggggttggggtttttttccttctcagtggAAGTCTTTGCAGTGAACTGTTAGTATCCATGTGCTGTCttataatgacattttaaaatcactttttaaatggAGGGGCAGAAGATTAAATTCAGGACCTTCATTAACACTGCATTAAGACAGTGGTTGGAAAGGAACTAACTTTGTGGATTAATTAAGCAAAATCTGTGTTAGGCTAAATGAACAGTTGACTCTGATCTGGCCAGACTGTATAATTAGACTGAAATAGTTTAACACCGTGTAATTCTGATCTTACAGGTTTATTTGACAATAGAATGtatcagcattttatttttatcacttAAGTAAGCGGCTGTGCCTCTTCAAATCTGTCTTTACTAGGAAACCTTGGAGTCAGGAATGTTCCTGGTTTGGCTGTGGTGCCTGAGGAGTGAAATGTAGAAGAGGCATCGGTGGCAGTGTGTAACTCTTATTTTAAAGTGGTATTTTATGTAGGGACTatttaggattttattttgggaTCTCTGTACCACTGATTGTATCAAAACTTTGTCAACTTCATAATGCATAATTATGGCAAACCAGGTTTATATTAACTTGCACCTTACGCACTTCCCATTTTGTAGTGCTTAAAGGAATTTGTAATAACTTTCGCAAACTGCATAAAGTGAATACTGAGCTATATAATTGCTCTATTTCTTTCGTCACTTCAGAGCTTGTATGTCCTGttaaaaaatggcatttaaCAGTACTGAGCCAGAGTGACATTTCCATTGTCATGAATCAATGGAAACCCATATGGCAGTAGATCGAAAGCTGTCGTAGTAGAAAGCAGTAATTACACTATAGGTGTTAGGTCAGTTGTGCTGTGTGTTATTAATTCTCTTAGCAGAAgttataaaattaattccaggTTTTTGAACATATTTCACATTGTAAGCTCTCCTGTTTCCAGGCACTTAATCCATAAATAACCTCATCTGTACAGGATGGATCTGCAGGGAGCGACACTAAAAACATGTAAAAGCGTGTCTGAAATCCTAGTCTCAATTAAGTCTTAGTCTCTTTTGACCATGCTGTAAGCAAAATCCAACAGAAGTTTTGCAATTAACTTTCTATATTTTAAACTGTCCTATCTAATTGAATAGAAAAttccatccctgctgcagaaTTTTCTAGAGCCATTCAAGAATTAAAGACATCAGTATCCTTTTTCCAGACTGCCTGTGCTTTTAGGCTGATTGTTAGATAAACCTACaagttttctttcctattttgaTTGTGgagggtttggtgttttttttttttccgctgAGGGTGGTCTTTATGTAAATCGAgattatttcttctgcatgggATTCATTGTGGCCATGTGATGGCTTCAGTGAAACTTCATGCTGTGAGTCAGCTTGTGTACGGATGTAATGTTTTGGAAGGGTGATT
Proteins encoded:
- the LOC121085202 gene encoding transmembrane protein 14C-like, which gives rise to MAVDWLGFGYAALVASGGLVGYAKAGSVPSLAAGLFFGSLAGLGAYQLSQNPNNVWISLITSGTLTAVMGTRFYNSGKFMPAGLIAGVSLLMVGRLALKMLEKPLDK